One part of the Gaiellales bacterium genome encodes these proteins:
- a CDS encoding flagellar hook-basal body protein: MLNGLYSAASGMLAQQTRMDMLANDLANVDTTGYKQARIGFRDLIYNTEQGMRIGAGSAIVDAGRNEAEGAFNATGDPLSLAIAGPGYFQVRRADGSVALTRSGDFTTDANGEMVTQNGERLVPPIKFPAGTDPDTISIGADGTVKAGQTRIGKITVVTVTNTGGLTALGGNLFAATAASGKPHAIAGSELQQGYLESSNVDLAQTMVALIDAQRSFEMDSRAIQNQDQMMQVANQIRQ, translated from the coding sequence ATGCTGAACGGACTGTATTCGGCCGCCAGCGGAATGCTGGCACAGCAGACGCGGATGGACATGCTCGCCAATGACCTGGCGAACGTCGACACGACGGGCTACAAGCAGGCCCGCATCGGCTTCCGTGACCTGATCTACAACACGGAGCAGGGCATGCGCATCGGCGCGGGCTCGGCCATCGTCGACGCCGGCCGAAACGAGGCCGAGGGCGCGTTCAACGCGACCGGCGACCCGCTCTCGCTGGCCATCGCCGGCCCCGGCTACTTCCAGGTGCGCCGCGCCGACGGCTCGGTCGCGCTCACCCGCTCGGGCGACTTCACGACCGACGCGAACGGCGAGATGGTGACCCAGAACGGCGAGCGGCTGGTGCCGCCGATCAAGTTCCCGGCGGGCACCGATCCCGACACGATCTCGATCGGCGCCGACGGCACCGTCAAGGCCGGCCAGACCCGCATCGGCAAGATCACCGTCGTCACCGTCACGAACACCGGCGGCCTGACGGCCCTCGGCGGGAACCTGTTCGCCGCGACCGCGGCGAGCGGCAAGCCGCACGCGATCGCCGGGTCAGAGCTCCAGCAGGGCTACCTCGAGTCGTCGAACGTCGACCTCGCCCAGACGATGGTCGCGCTGATCGACGCGCAGCGCAGCTTCGAGATGGACAGCCGTGCCATCCAGAACCAAGACCAGATGATGCAGGTCGCGAACCAGATCAGGCAGTAG
- a CDS encoding flagellin produces the protein MSLSVQTNIEAFDAHRNLVKTSSMLASSMEKLSSGYRINKAADDAAGLAISEKLSAQVSGLAQAQQNAQSAVNLVQTADGAMGEVTSMLQRVRDLAVEYNNGTLSTADQAAITAEVAQLCAEISSIGTDTQFNGIALLTGTAAITFQVGANDNQTITTNAVKLFGSGAGYAVDSAIFSFSGSTINLSAIDAAIQNVSTDRATFGAVQNRLQHTLNNLGNYQENLSASESSIKDVDMASEMVNFTKLQVLQQAGMSVLSQANQAPQSVLSLLR, from the coding sequence ATGTCCCTCTCCGTCCAGACCAACATCGAGGCGTTCGACGCTCATCGGAACCTCGTCAAGACCAGCAGCATGCTGGCCAGCTCGATGGAGAAGCTCTCCTCGGGCTACCGCATCAACAAGGCCGCCGACGACGCCGCCGGTCTCGCCATCTCCGAGAAGCTGTCCGCGCAGGTCAGCGGCCTGGCCCAGGCTCAGCAGAACGCCCAGTCCGCCGTGAACCTCGTGCAGACCGCCGACGGCGCGATGGGTGAGGTCACCTCCATGCTGCAGCGTGTCCGCGACCTCGCGGTCGAGTACAACAACGGCACGCTGTCGACCGCCGACCAGGCCGCCATCACGGCCGAGGTCGCGCAGCTCTGCGCCGAGATCTCCAGCATCGGCACGGACACGCAGTTCAACGGCATCGCTCTGCTGACCGGTACCGCGGCCATCACCTTCCAGGTGGGTGCCAACGACAACCAGACGATCACGACCAACGCCGTCAAGCTGTTCGGCTCGGGCGCCGGCTACGCCGTCGACTCCGCCATCTTCAGCTTCTCGGGCTCGACGATCAACCTGTCGGCGATCGACGCCGCCATCCAGAACGTCTCGACTGACCGCGCGACGTTCGGCGCCGTCCAGAACCGCCTGCAGCACACGCTGAACAACCTCGGTAACTACCAGGAGAACCTGTCCGCTTCCGAGTCGAGCATCAAGGACGTCGACATGGCGTCGGAGATGGTCAACTTCACGAAGCTGCAGGTGCTCCAGCAGGCCGGCATGAGCGTCCTGTCGCAGGCCAACCAGGCCCCGCAGTCGGTGCTCTCGCTGCTCCGCTAG
- a CDS encoding EscU/YscU/HrcU family type III secretion system export apparatus switch protein: MATPERRPGRRAAAVRYRSGDVSPELVASGRDHVADAILRAAADAGIPVREDTALIQALETLELGQHVPAELYAAVAEALVWAYRLTGRRPPA; encoded by the coding sequence ATGGCTACGCCTGAGCGCCGCCCCGGCCGCCGCGCCGCAGCCGTGCGGTACCGCAGCGGCGACGTCTCGCCAGAGCTGGTCGCGAGCGGCCGCGACCACGTGGCCGATGCGATCCTGCGGGCGGCGGCCGACGCGGGCATCCCCGTCCGCGAGGACACGGCCCTCATCCAGGCGCTCGAGACGCTCGAGCTGGGGCAGCACGTGCCGGCCGAGCTCTACGCCGCCGTGGCCGAGGCGCTGGTGTGGGCGTACCGCTTGACCGGAAGGCGGCCGCCCGCATGA
- the csrA gene encoding carbon storage regulator CsrA encodes MLVITRRAGERICLGDQITVTVLEVSGSSVRLGIDAPGDVPVYRHEIWLAIKEENAAAALAPASSVPTDIPPN; translated from the coding sequence GTGCTCGTAATCACACGACGAGCCGGCGAGCGCATCTGCCTCGGCGACCAGATCACCGTCACGGTGCTCGAGGTCTCCGGGTCGAGCGTCCGCCTCGGCATCGATGCGCCCGGCGACGTGCCCGTGTACCGGCACGAGATCTGGCTCGCGATCAAGGAAGAGAACGCCGCCGCCGCGCTGGCGCCGGCCTCGAGCGTCCCAACTGACATCCCCCCGAACTAG
- a CDS encoding flagellar protein FlgN translates to MTGLVEHLERQLASNRRMLQIVLAQSEAIKVQDVQGVLARLAEVQQEMVQRSQIERERDALLANAAQVLRVPADQVTLDMLLQLTPEPTATRVRVLSAELKGLLAEVARIHRQNRVLIRQELLFLDHLMRVMSGAPQAGYTAVGHTTPTQPANLVDLRG, encoded by the coding sequence GTGACCGGTCTCGTCGAGCATCTCGAGCGCCAGCTGGCCTCGAACCGGCGCATGCTCCAGATCGTCCTCGCCCAGAGCGAGGCGATCAAGGTGCAGGACGTCCAGGGCGTGCTCGCGCGCCTGGCGGAGGTGCAGCAGGAGATGGTGCAGCGCTCGCAGATCGAGCGCGAGCGCGATGCGCTGCTCGCGAACGCCGCTCAAGTTCTGCGCGTGCCTGCCGATCAGGTCACCCTGGACATGCTTCTGCAGCTGACCCCCGAGCCCACGGCGACGCGGGTGCGCGTGCTCTCGGCAGAGCTCAAGGGCCTGCTGGCGGAGGTCGCGCGCATCCACCGGCAGAACCGCGTCCTGATCCGGCAGGAGCTCCTGTTCCTGGATCACCTGATGCGCGTGATGTCCGGTGCGCCGCAGGCCGGCTACACGGCGGTCGGCCACACGACGCCGACCCAGCCCGCGAACCTGGTGGACCTGAGGGGATAG
- a CDS encoding flagellin: MSLSVQTNIEAFDAHRNLLNTSNQLSESMQKLSSGYRINKAADDAAGLAISEKLSAQVSGLTQAQQNAQDAVNLVQTADGSMGEVQAMLQRVRDLAVEYNNGTLSTADQAAITAEVAQLCAEINNIGSDTTFNGIALLTGTATITFQVGANDGETITTSAVKLFGSGAGFAVDSSIFSFSGSTINLSAIDAAIENVSTDRATFGAVQNRLQHTLNNLGNYQENLSAAESSIKDVDMAAEMVNFTKLQVLQQAGMSVLSQANQSSQSVLSLLRQ; encoded by the coding sequence ATGTCCCTTTCCGTCCAGACGAATATCGAGGCGTTCGACGCCCACCGCAACCTGCTGAACACGTCGAACCAGCTGTCCGAGTCCATGCAGAAGCTGTCCTCGGGCTACCGGATCAACAAGGCCGCCGACGACGCCGCCGGCCTCGCCATCTCGGAGAAGCTGTCCGCGCAGGTGAGCGGCCTGACCCAGGCCCAGCAGAACGCGCAGGACGCCGTCAACCTCGTGCAGACCGCCGACGGCTCGATGGGCGAGGTGCAGGCCATGCTGCAGCGCGTCCGCGACCTCGCGGTCGAGTACAACAACGGCACGCTGTCGACCGCCGATCAGGCCGCCATCACGGCCGAGGTCGCCCAGCTCTGCGCCGAGATCAACAACATCGGTAGCGACACGACCTTCAACGGCATCGCGCTGCTGACCGGCACCGCCACGATCACGTTCCAGGTCGGCGCCAACGACGGCGAGACCATCACCACCTCGGCCGTCAAGCTGTTCGGCTCGGGCGCCGGGTTCGCGGTCGACTCGTCGATCTTCAGCTTCTCCGGCTCGACGATCAACCTGTCGGCGATCGACGCCGCCATCGAGAACGTGTCCACCGACCGGGCCACGTTCGGCGCCGTCCAGAACCGGCTGCAGCATACCCTGAACAACCTGGGCAACTACCAGGAGAACCTGTCCGCGGCCGAGTCGTCGATCAAGGACGTCGACATGGCGGCCGAGATGGTCAACTTCACCAAGCTGCAGGTGCTCCAGCAGGCCGGCATGAGCGTCCTCTCGCAGGCCAACCAGTCCTCGCAGTCGGTGCTCTCGCTGCTGCGGCAGTAG
- the erpA gene encoding iron-sulfur cluster insertion protein ErpA, with product MVMLTEIAAERVKALAAEDPEAKVLRLAVEGGGCSGFQYAIGFDSECEPDDVEIDSRGVRVVIDPISLPYLQGSTIDYHDGLMGAGFSFDNPNVASTCGCNSSFQAKPGIEGPYSPKPNGCG from the coding sequence ATGGTCATGCTCACCGAGATCGCGGCCGAACGCGTCAAGGCGCTCGCCGCCGAAGATCCCGAGGCGAAGGTGCTGCGCCTGGCCGTCGAAGGCGGCGGCTGCTCGGGCTTCCAGTACGCCATCGGCTTCGACAGCGAGTGCGAGCCCGACGACGTCGAGATCGACTCGCGCGGCGTTCGCGTCGTCATCGATCCGATCAGCCTGCCCTATCTCCAGGGCTCGACGATCGACTACCACGACGGGCTCATGGGCGCGGGGTTCAGCTTCGACAACCCCAACGTCGCCTCGACGTGCGGCTGCAACTCGTCCTTCCAGGCGAAGCCGGGGATCGAGGGGCCGTACTCGCCGAAGCCCAACGGGTGCGGCTGA
- a CDS encoding CHAP domain-containing protein encodes MSFSPDAVSPASFTDALSRMQQLEAMVDQISSPSLLSASPGAPATASGSASSFQQALAAAGGTNGVASSGDTSGNAGLAALQVAESQVGVTEQPPGSNDGPQIAMYRTATQGAYAGAPWCAYFVSWCANQAGAPIGDHGQGLGSVAEITDWARSTGRLTQTPAPGELILFGTEHVGIVKSVNGDGSLTTVEGNASNGVREETRWPSEATGYVTL; translated from the coding sequence ATGAGCTTCTCGCCTGACGCCGTCTCCCCCGCGAGCTTCACCGATGCCCTGAGCCGCATGCAGCAGCTCGAGGCGATGGTCGACCAGATCTCCTCGCCGAGCCTCCTCAGCGCCTCGCCTGGCGCGCCGGCGACAGCGTCGGGCTCCGCCTCGTCGTTCCAGCAGGCGCTCGCCGCCGCCGGCGGCACGAACGGGGTGGCCTCGTCCGGCGACACGAGCGGCAACGCGGGTCTCGCCGCCCTCCAGGTGGCCGAGAGCCAGGTGGGCGTCACCGAGCAGCCCCCGGGCTCGAACGACGGCCCTCAGATCGCGATGTACCGCACGGCCACGCAGGGCGCCTACGCCGGCGCCCCCTGGTGCGCCTACTTCGTCTCGTGGTGCGCGAATCAGGCCGGCGCCCCGATCGGCGACCACGGCCAGGGCCTCGGCTCCGTCGCCGAGATCACCGACTGGGCCCGCTCGACCGGCCGGCTGACGCAGACGCCCGCTCCCGGCGAGCTGATCCTGTTCGGCACCGAGCACGTGGGCATCGTCAAGTCGGTGAACGGCGACGGTTCGCTGACGACGGTCGAGGGCAACGCCTCGAACGGCGTCCGCGAGGAGACCCGCTGGCCCTCCGAGGCCACCGGCTACGTGACGCTCTAA
- a CDS encoding flagellar hook-basal body complex protein gives MERGLYIAASGMLAEQVRQDQLANDLANASTPGYKADNSEQASFSDLLLWNSSTGAPVGSLSMGSRITHVVTDLTQGPLQSTGNPLDLALDGPGFLAVATSSGVRYTRDGQLMVDARGRLCTDTGNLVLGTSGKPITVGQVSDPSQISVDQRGTVKVGSRTVGTLAVMSLTGATKQGDTLFAGTPGVRPSGTTVQQGFLEGSGVQPAEAMVDMIVSFRAYETTQRAIQSIDTELGRAANSVGSATGQ, from the coding sequence ATGGAACGAGGTCTGTACATCGCGGCATCGGGGATGCTGGCAGAGCAGGTGCGCCAGGACCAGCTCGCGAACGACCTCGCCAACGCCTCGACGCCCGGGTACAAGGCCGACAACTCCGAGCAGGCCAGCTTCTCCGACCTGCTGCTGTGGAACTCCAGCACCGGCGCGCCGGTGGGCTCGCTGAGCATGGGCTCGCGGATCACCCACGTCGTCACCGACCTGACCCAGGGTCCGCTGCAGAGCACCGGCAACCCGCTCGACCTCGCCCTCGACGGCCCGGGCTTCCTCGCGGTCGCCACCAGCTCCGGCGTCCGCTACACGCGGGACGGCCAGCTGATGGTCGACGCCCGCGGCCGGCTGTGCACCGACACCGGGAACCTGGTGCTCGGCACGAGCGGCAAGCCGATCACGGTCGGGCAGGTGTCCGACCCCTCCCAGATCTCCGTCGACCAGCGCGGCACCGTCAAGGTGGGCAGCCGCACGGTCGGCACCCTGGCGGTCATGTCCCTGACCGGCGCCACCAAGCAGGGCGACACCCTCTTCGCCGGCACGCCGGGCGTCCGCCCGAGCGGCACGACCGTCCAGCAGGGCTTCCTCGAGGGCTCGGGCGTCCAGCCCGCCGAGGCGATGGTGGACATGATCGTGTCGTTCCGCGCCTACGAGACCACCCAGCGGGCGATCCAGTCGATCGACACCGAGCTGGGCCGGGCCGCCAACTCGGTCGGCAGCGCCACCGGTCAGTAG
- a CDS encoding class I SAM-dependent methyltransferase, protein MPDPPLERHAASFGRVAEAYDRGRPPYPPEALAWLASELAVTPAASVLDLAAGTGKLTAGLVPIAGHVIAVEPVAEMRRVLAAGRPEVEVLAGRAEQIPLADRSVDAVFVAAAFHWFDPDAALAEIRRVLRPGGGLGLLWNRQEWEGEPWYPEFAALLERAREEQNAPNRYIAGEWRAALERSTGYGPVRKREFRHVHRVTREGFLARVASWSVFAVLPDDEREELLASVARMLDAHGVDRLDLRYRTDTYRARTRP, encoded by the coding sequence ATGCCGGACCCGCCGCTCGAGCGGCACGCGGCCTCGTTCGGACGCGTTGCCGAAGCGTACGACCGGGGCCGGCCACCCTATCCGCCCGAGGCGCTCGCCTGGCTCGCCTCCGAGCTCGCCGTGACGCCCGCGGCGTCCGTGCTCGACCTCGCCGCCGGCACCGGCAAGCTCACCGCAGGGCTCGTGCCGATCGCCGGCCATGTGATCGCCGTCGAGCCGGTGGCCGAGATGCGCCGCGTGCTCGCGGCCGGCCGCCCCGAGGTGGAGGTGCTGGCCGGGCGGGCGGAGCAGATCCCGCTCGCCGACCGAAGCGTGGACGCCGTGTTCGTGGCCGCGGCGTTCCACTGGTTCGACCCCGACGCGGCGCTGGCCGAGATCCGGCGCGTGCTCCGGCCCGGCGGCGGCCTCGGCCTGCTCTGGAACCGGCAGGAGTGGGAGGGCGAGCCGTGGTACCCCGAGTTCGCCGCGCTGCTCGAACGCGCCCGCGAGGAGCAGAACGCGCCCAACCGCTACATCGCCGGCGAGTGGCGGGCGGCGCTCGAGCGCTCGACCGGCTACGGGCCGGTGCGCAAGCGCGAGTTCCGCCACGTCCACCGGGTCACCCGCGAGGGGTTCCTGGCCCGGGTGGCGTCATGGAGCGTGTTCGCGGTGCTTCCCGACGACGAGCGCGAGGAGCTGCTCGCCTCGGTGGCGCGGATGCTCGACGCGCACGGAGTCGACCGGCTCGACCTGCGCTACCGCACCGACACGTATCGCGCCCGCACCCGCCCGTGA
- the flgK gene encoding flagellar hook-associated protein FlgK: MGLSTFMGLETSLRGLLAQQQALDTTSHNIANASTTGYSRQVAVFQASPAYTIPGVTTAPAGPGQIGTGVDVASYQRIRDAFLDVQYRAQSMLQGQAQANQDGLQQVQLAFNEPTDSGISSLLSNYWGAWQNLSNNPEDMGTRQALAQSAASLADGFQSLSSQLTTLQSQTAQNVTDQINQVNNLGTQIAQLNLTISKITATGNSPNDLLDQRDLLVDQLSALGNVAVTNGANGSVDISFGGASLVTAGTSATLAESDLTSLSAGKIQGLITLRDTTIPGYQAQLNTIASALITKTNAQSAAGFDLNGNAGGAFFTGTDATNIAVNPAVISNPALIAASATGAVGDAGNALRMADMQTTPTIGSATIDAAYTQLVTQVGADVQQATNQVDTTTALTNALQNQRQSVSGVSLDEEMTNLITFQRGYQASARALSAMDDMLDQLINRTGRVGL, encoded by the coding sequence ATGGGTCTCTCCACGTTCATGGGCCTCGAGACGAGCCTCCGCGGCCTGCTCGCGCAGCAGCAGGCGCTGGACACGACGAGCCACAACATCGCCAACGCGAGCACCACCGGGTACTCGCGGCAGGTGGCCGTGTTCCAGGCCTCGCCCGCCTACACGATTCCCGGCGTCACCACCGCCCCCGCCGGCCCCGGCCAGATCGGCACCGGCGTGGACGTGGCCAGCTACCAGCGCATCCGTGACGCGTTCCTCGACGTCCAGTACCGCGCCCAGTCGATGCTCCAGGGCCAGGCCCAGGCGAACCAGGACGGCCTCCAGCAGGTGCAGCTCGCGTTCAACGAGCCCACGGACAGCGGCATCTCGAGCCTGCTCTCGAACTACTGGGGCGCCTGGCAGAACCTCTCGAACAACCCGGAGGACATGGGCACGCGCCAGGCGCTCGCGCAGTCGGCCGCCAGCCTCGCCGACGGGTTCCAGAGCCTTTCGTCGCAGCTGACCACGCTGCAGTCGCAGACGGCCCAGAACGTCACCGACCAGATCAACCAGGTCAACAACCTGGGCACCCAGATCGCCCAGCTGAACCTGACGATCTCGAAGATCACCGCCACCGGCAACTCGCCGAACGACCTGCTCGACCAGCGCGACCTGCTCGTCGACCAGCTGTCCGCCCTCGGCAACGTGGCGGTCACGAACGGCGCGAACGGGTCGGTCGACATCAGCTTCGGCGGCGCCTCGCTGGTCACCGCCGGTACGTCGGCGACGCTGGCCGAGTCCGACCTCACGAGCCTCTCGGCCGGGAAGATCCAGGGCCTGATCACGCTGCGGGACACCACGATCCCCGGCTACCAGGCCCAGCTGAACACGATCGCCTCGGCGCTGATCACGAAGACGAACGCCCAGAGCGCGGCCGGCTTCGACCTGAACGGCAACGCCGGCGGCGCCTTCTTCACGGGCACGGACGCGACCAACATCGCCGTCAACCCGGCCGTGATCTCGAACCCCGCGCTGATCGCCGCCTCCGCGACGGGCGCCGTCGGCGACGCCGGGAACGCCCTTCGGATGGCCGACATGCAGACGACGCCGACGATCGGCTCGGCCACGATCGACGCCGCCTACACGCAGCTCGTGACCCAGGTCGGCGCCGACGTCCAGCAGGCGACGAACCAGGTCGACACGACGACGGCGCTCACGAACGCGCTGCAGAACCAGCGCCAGTCCGTCTCCGGCGTCAGCCTCGACGAGGAGATGACGAACCTGATCACGTTCCAGCGCGGCTACCAGGCCTCCGCCCGCGCGCTGAGCGCGATGGACGACATGCTCGATCAGCTGATCAACCGCACCGGGAGGGTTGGCCTGTGA
- a CDS encoding flagellar assembly protein FliW, translating into MFINSTRFGQLEIRDDSIIVFPEGLIGLGGSRYALVARDDKSVFFWLHSIDDPSLALPVTKPWPFFTDYEVKLSDDDAATLQLESPEQAEIFCVVRAADQLGDFTINLRGPIVIHGESRLGRQVINEVGGYGVREPLFARVPLSEVRPATPAAPVAATGV; encoded by the coding sequence ATGTTCATCAACAGCACCCGATTCGGTCAGCTCGAGATCCGTGACGACTCGATCATCGTGTTCCCGGAGGGGCTCATCGGTCTCGGCGGGAGCCGCTATGCGCTCGTCGCGCGTGACGACAAGTCTGTCTTCTTCTGGCTGCACTCGATCGACGATCCGTCGCTGGCGCTGCCCGTGACGAAGCCGTGGCCGTTCTTCACCGACTACGAGGTCAAGCTGTCGGACGACGACGCCGCCACGCTGCAGCTCGAGTCGCCCGAGCAGGCCGAGATCTTCTGCGTCGTCCGCGCCGCCGACCAGCTCGGCGACTTCACGATCAACCTGCGCGGCCCGATCGTCATCCACGGCGAGAGCCGCCTCGGCCGCCAGGTGATCAACGAGGTCGGTGGCTACGGCGTCCGCGAGCCGCTGTTCGCGCGCGTCCCGCTGTCCGAAGTCCGTCCTGCCACCCCGGCCGCCCCGGTTGCGGCCACGGGGGTGTAG
- a CDS encoding alpha/beta hydrolase, giving the protein MTSRAGVRLACLDYGGERPAAVLAHGLAGHAGEWDGTAAWFGRTHRVVAPDARGHGRSERRPGDVSRAACVDDLAHWIELLGLAPAVVIGQSLGGHTAFLLAARRPELVRALVVAEAAPPADPDAPATVEAWLRSWPVPFAGRQEALGFFGDTPWGRAWTDGLEEREDGLWPAFDVDVMVASLAETSQRDYWDEWRRVACPTLVVRAGDDGVPAELVERMVAEAQNASSAVVSDAGHDLHLYQPGRWRQVVEAFVA; this is encoded by the coding sequence ATGACCTCACGTGCGGGCGTCCGCCTCGCCTGCCTCGACTACGGCGGCGAGAGGCCGGCGGCCGTGCTCGCCCACGGGCTGGCCGGCCACGCCGGCGAGTGGGACGGTACGGCGGCGTGGTTTGGCCGGACGCACCGGGTGGTCGCGCCGGACGCCCGCGGCCACGGCCGCAGCGAGCGCCGTCCCGGCGACGTCTCCCGGGCGGCGTGCGTCGATGACCTCGCTCACTGGATCGAGCTGCTCGGGCTCGCCCCCGCAGTCGTGATCGGCCAGTCGCTCGGCGGGCACACCGCCTTCCTGCTGGCGGCCCGCCGGCCCGAGCTCGTCCGAGCGCTCGTGGTCGCCGAGGCGGCGCCGCCGGCCGACCCCGACGCGCCCGCCACCGTGGAGGCATGGCTGCGATCGTGGCCGGTGCCGTTCGCAGGCCGCCAGGAGGCGCTGGGGTTCTTCGGCGACACGCCCTGGGGCCGGGCCTGGACGGACGGCCTCGAGGAGCGCGAGGACGGCCTCTGGCCGGCCTTCGACGTCGACGTGATGGTCGCCTCGCTTGCCGAGACGTCGCAGCGCGACTACTGGGACGAGTGGCGGCGTGTTGCCTGCCCCACCCTCGTGGTGCGCGCGGGCGACGACGGCGTCCCTGCGGAGCTCGTGGAGCGAATGGTGGCCGAGGCGCAGAACGCGAGCTCGGCGGTCGTCTCGGACGCCGGCCACGACCTGCACCTGTATCAACCGGGACGCTGGCGCCAGGTCGTAGAGGCCTTCGTGGCGTAA
- the flgL gene encoding flagellar hook-associated protein FlgL yields MTARITQGMMNQTLLYDLRNVTTQLSTSEQQLSSGYKLNKPSDDPYGASQALKLRADLAANKQYQSNVQDANSWQNVADTALGDIGDSIQRARDLVIQGANDTNDASDRQAIVTELNQLIDSIKTDGNTQYAGRYIFSGTSTNTQPYQLGSNDAYSGNTAMITREIGVGVQVAINTPGSSVIGDGTSGLLATLRGIVNDLQSGNTNALSTTDLNALDTANDTLLNARAQVGALSDRLTTASNRLLSTEQSTTQLLSNVQDADMTQVMVNFSTQQAAYQAALRAGAQIIQPSLMDFLST; encoded by the coding sequence GTGACCGCCAGGATCACCCAGGGAATGATGAACCAGACGTTGCTCTACGACCTGCGCAACGTGACGACGCAGCTCTCGACGTCCGAGCAGCAGCTCTCGTCCGGCTACAAGCTGAACAAGCCGTCGGACGATCCGTACGGCGCCAGCCAGGCGCTGAAGCTGCGCGCCGACCTGGCCGCGAACAAGCAGTACCAGTCGAACGTGCAGGACGCGAACTCGTGGCAGAACGTCGCGGACACCGCCCTCGGCGACATCGGCGACTCGATCCAGCGCGCCCGCGACCTGGTCATCCAGGGCGCGAACGACACGAACGACGCGAGCGACCGCCAGGCCATCGTCACCGAGCTCAACCAGCTCATCGATTCGATCAAGACCGACGGGAACACGCAGTACGCCGGCCGCTACATCTTCTCCGGCACGTCGACGAACACGCAGCCCTACCAGCTCGGCTCGAACGATGCGTACTCGGGCAACACCGCGATGATCACGCGCGAGATCGGCGTGGGCGTGCAGGTCGCGATCAACACGCCCGGGTCGAGCGTCATCGGCGACGGCACGAGCGGCCTGCTCGCGACGCTGCGCGGGATCGTGAACGACCTCCAGTCGGGCAACACCAACGCGCTCAGCACCACCGACCTGAACGCGCTCGACACCGCCAACGACACGCTCCTGAACGCGCGGGCGCAGGTCGGCGCGCTGTCGGATCGCCTCACCACTGCGTCGAATCGGCTCCTGTCGACCGAGCAGTCGACGACACAGCTTTTGTCCAACGTCCAAGACGCCGATATGACCCAGGTCATGGTCAACTTCTCCACCCAGCAGGCCGCATATCAGGCCGCGCTGCGCGCCGGCGCCCAGATCATCCAGCCGTCGCTCATGGACTTTCTGAGCACGTAA